One genomic window of Halolamina sediminis includes the following:
- a CDS encoding ABC transporter ATP-binding protein, with protein MSEADDGEPILRVENLEKHFSTGSGVFDTVKLDFSGGFPLKRTVEHVRAVDDVSFEIQRGETLGLVGESGCGKSTLGRTILRLLKPTDGAIYFKGRNIADLDKGQLRRTRKDQQMIFQDPQSSLNPRMKVGPIVEEPMKAHDLYDRAGREERARELLEAVGLDPQHYNRYPHQFSGGQRQRINLARALSVDPDFIVCDEPTSALDASIQAQVLNTMRELQDEFNLTYLFISHDLSVIRHISDRVAVMYLGQIVELAEKEELFEDPKHPYTRSLLSAIPVPDPSQAGSRTILQGDVPDPVNPPSGCRFRTRCPELIPPDAYDLDDDAWAAVREFMRAVRRRAFDPEDRAAVEAEYFDGVTVDGEPGAIVDEALDHVVATEWERATALLTESFAEESICAQAEPAYELESSHTGSRFAACHLHRE; from the coding sequence ATGAGCGAGGCCGACGACGGGGAGCCGATCCTCCGCGTCGAAAACCTCGAGAAACACTTCTCGACGGGCAGCGGCGTGTTCGACACCGTGAAGCTCGACTTCAGCGGGGGGTTCCCGCTCAAACGGACCGTCGAGCACGTCCGTGCCGTCGACGACGTCTCTTTCGAGATCCAGCGCGGCGAGACGCTGGGGCTCGTCGGCGAGTCCGGCTGCGGGAAGTCCACGCTCGGGCGGACGATCCTCCGCCTGCTCAAGCCGACCGACGGCGCCATCTACTTCAAGGGTCGAAACATCGCCGACCTCGATAAGGGCCAGCTCCGGCGGACCCGCAAGGACCAGCAGATGATCTTCCAGGACCCGCAGTCCTCGCTCAACCCACGGATGAAAGTCGGCCCGATCGTGGAGGAGCCGATGAAGGCCCACGACCTCTACGACAGGGCGGGCCGGGAGGAGCGGGCCCGGGAGCTGCTGGAGGCCGTCGGCCTCGACCCCCAGCACTACAACCGCTACCCTCACCAGTTCTCTGGGGGGCAGCGTCAGCGCATCAACCTCGCACGGGCGCTCTCGGTCGACCCGGACTTCATCGTCTGTGACGAGCCGACGAGCGCGCTCGACGCCTCGATTCAGGCCCAAGTGCTCAACACGATGCGGGAGCTCCAGGACGAGTTCAACCTCACCTACCTGTTCATCAGCCACGACCTCTCGGTGATCCGGCACATCTCCGACCGCGTCGCGGTGATGTATCTCGGCCAGATCGTGGAGCTGGCCGAGAAGGAGGAGCTGTTCGAGGACCCGAAACACCCCTACACGCGATCACTGCTGTCGGCGATCCCGGTTCCCGACCCCAGCCAGGCCGGCTCGCGGACCATCCTGCAGGGCGACGTTCCCGACCCCGTCAATCCGCCGTCGGGCTGTCGGTTCCGAACGCGCTGTCCCGAACTCATCCCGCCGGATGCCTACGACCTCGACGACGACGCCTGGGCGGCCGTCCGAGAGTTCATGCGCGCGGTCAGACGTCGCGCATTCGACCCCGAGGACCGCGCAGCCGTCGAGGCCGAGTACTTCGATGGGGTGACCGTCGATGGCGAGCCCGGCGCCATCGTCGACGAGGCGCTCGACCACGTCGTCGCGACGGAGTGGGAGAGGGCGACGGCCCTGCTCACCGAGTCCTTCGCCGAGGAAAGCATCTGCGCACAGGCGGAGCCGGCGTACGAACTCGAATCGAGCCACACGGGGAGTCGTTTCGCTGCCTGCCACCTCCACCGGGAGTAG
- a CDS encoding ABC transporter ATP-binding protein, whose product MTTDTPLLSVENLQTQFETAEGTVRAVDGISFDVHEGETVGLVGESGAGKSVAISSILRLVESPGEIVGGEIRFRGETLLSFEEGPNGERRQSPETLTNEQFRERIRGREIATIFQDPMESLNPVFSIGSQLQEFIEINRELPPKDARDVAIETLREVDIPKPEDRFDDYPHEFSGGMRQRVLIAMAIACRPSLILADEPTTALDVTVEGQILNLVSDLQEEYGTSFVWVTHDLAVVADICDRVNVMYLGQMAEQAEVHDLFDDTKHPYTEALLNSVPRPDKTVESLTPIKGVMPEAIDPPSGCRFHPRCPDAREACREINPEPRNVSHTGTRHNAACVKHDAFDVDYEHSPPIQSENDEFGEDLQVTEGDR is encoded by the coding sequence ATGACAACTGACACACCACTACTCTCGGTCGAAAACCTCCAGACACAGTTCGAAACCGCCGAAGGGACCGTCCGTGCCGTCGACGGCATCTCCTTCGACGTCCACGAAGGGGAGACCGTCGGCCTCGTCGGCGAGTCCGGCGCCGGGAAATCCGTCGCCATCTCCAGCATCCTCCGGCTGGTCGAGTCGCCCGGCGAGATCGTGGGCGGCGAGATTCGGTTCCGCGGCGAGACGCTGCTGAGCTTCGAGGAGGGGCCAAACGGCGAGCGGCGGCAGAGCCCGGAGACGCTCACGAACGAACAGTTCCGCGAACGCATCCGCGGCCGGGAGATCGCGACCATCTTCCAGGACCCCATGGAGAGCCTCAACCCCGTCTTCTCCATCGGCAGCCAGCTCCAGGAGTTCATCGAAATCAACCGGGAGCTCCCGCCGAAGGACGCACGCGACGTGGCCATCGAGACGCTCCGGGAGGTCGACATCCCCAAACCCGAGGACCGGTTCGACGACTACCCACACGAGTTCTCCGGCGGGATGCGCCAGCGGGTGCTCATCGCGATGGCGATCGCGTGCCGGCCGTCGCTGATCCTGGCCGACGAGCCGACGACGGCGCTCGACGTGACCGTCGAGGGGCAGATCCTGAACCTGGTCTCGGACCTCCAGGAGGAGTACGGCACGAGCTTCGTCTGGGTCACGCACGACCTCGCCGTCGTCGCGGACATCTGCGATCGCGTGAACGTGATGTACCTCGGCCAGATGGCCGAACAGGCGGAGGTTCACGACCTGTTCGACGACACCAAACATCCCTACACCGAGGCGCTGCTGAACTCCGTCCCGCGGCCCGACAAGACCGTCGAGTCGCTCACCCCGATCAAGGGGGTCATGCCCGAAGCGATCGACCCCCCGTCGGGCTGTCGGTTTCACCCGCGATGTCCCGACGCGCGTGAGGCCTGTCGGGAGATCAACCCCGAGCCCCGGAACGTGAGCCACACCGGCACCCGACACAACGCGGCGTGTGTGAAACACGACGCCTTCGACGTCGACTACGAGCACAGCCCGCCGATACAGTCCGAAAACGACGAGTTCGGCGAAGACCTGCAGGTGACGGAGGGCGACCGATGA
- a CDS encoding ABC transporter permease yields MAAETEGDGEEYESRVGASYMLSRLLGDTTARISLVLIAVISGMALFAFVDAEFLDYQLAETFLYHPLRNNAGTRPLLPPVGLSNQFGEGVLAHPLGTDTRGRDIAVRLLYGSRIAIQIALVSTTIGVVVGTAVGAVSGYYGGWIDDVLMRFVEILYSIPFLVLVIAFMAAFGRELIYAMIGVSIISIPIFARLIRSEVLSIREETYVEAAQAAGVKDRNILLRHVIPNSFAPVVVQTTLQMGTNILIVAGLSFLGFGAQPPTPSWGQMLSIARNYMLPAPWFSVWPGLAILLTVMAFNILGDGLRDTLDPRLED; encoded by the coding sequence ATGGCGGCCGAAACCGAGGGGGACGGCGAGGAGTACGAGTCCCGCGTCGGCGCCTCCTACATGCTCTCCCGGCTGCTCGGGGACACCACCGCCCGGATCAGCCTCGTACTGATCGCGGTCATCTCCGGGATGGCGCTGTTCGCGTTCGTCGACGCCGAGTTCCTCGACTACCAGCTGGCGGAGACGTTCCTCTACCACCCGCTCCGGAACAACGCCGGCACCCGGCCGCTCCTGCCGCCGGTCGGTCTCAGCAACCAGTTCGGCGAGGGCGTGCTCGCCCACCCGCTTGGCACCGACACCCGCGGCCGTGACATCGCGGTCCGACTGCTGTACGGCTCCCGTATCGCCATCCAGATCGCGCTGGTCTCGACCACCATCGGCGTAGTCGTCGGCACCGCCGTCGGCGCCGTCTCGGGCTACTACGGCGGCTGGATCGACGACGTGCTGATGCGGTTTGTGGAGATCCTCTACTCCATCCCGTTCTTGGTGCTCGTGATCGCGTTCATGGCCGCGTTCGGCCGGGAGCTCATCTACGCGATGATCGGGGTGAGTATCATCTCGATCCCGATCTTCGCCCGGCTGATCCGCTCGGAAGTGCTCAGCATCCGCGAGGAGACGTACGTCGAAGCCGCCCAGGCGGCGGGCGTGAAGGACCGGAACATCCTGCTGCGCCACGTCATCCCGAACAGCTTCGCGCCGGTCGTCGTCCAGACGACCCTGCAGATGGGGACCAACATCCTGATCGTGGCCGGACTGTCGTTCCTCGGCTTCGGCGCCCAGCCCCCCACGCCGTCGTGGGGGCAGATGCTCTCGATCGCGCGTAACTACATGCTCCCGGCCCCGTGGTTCTCGGTCTGGCCGGGGCTGGCCATCCTGCTCACCGTGATGGCGTTCAACATCCTCGGCGACGGGCTCCGCGACACGCTGGACCCGCGGCTGGAGGACTAA